The Tursiops truncatus isolate mTurTru1 chromosome 6, mTurTru1.mat.Y, whole genome shotgun sequence genome includes a window with the following:
- the POLR1E gene encoding DNA-directed RNA polymerase I subunit RPA49 isoform X1, with translation MAAEVLPSARWLYCGEPDESQRALLVQFSNGKLQNPGNMRFTLYKSNDSTNPRKRSQRILAAETDRLYYVGNNFGTGALKCNTLCRHFVGILNKTSGQMEVYDAELFNMQPLFSDESVQSESTLESHTKSFREKMDSCIEAFGTTKQKRALNSRRMNKVGSESLNSAVAKAAESIIDTKGVTALVSDAIHDDLQDDSLYLPPCHADAAKPEDVYKFEDLLSPAEYDALQSPSEAFRNVTSEEILKMIEENSHCSFVIEALKSLKSLPSSEESRDRQARCIWFLDTLIRFRAQKVIKRKRALGPGVPHIINTKLLKHFTCLIYNNGSLRNLISDSMKAKITAYVIILALHINDFQIDLTVLQRDLKLSEKRMMEIAKAMRLKISKRRVSLAVGREEDHKLGTLSIPLPPAQALDRQSKRRKIT, from the exons ATGGCGGCGGAGGTGTTGCCGAGTGCGAGGTGGCTGTACTGTGGAGAGCCCGACGAGAGCCAGAGAGCTCTACTGG TCCAGTTCTCCAATGGGAAGCTACAGAATCCAGGCAACATGCGCTTTACCTTGTACAAGAGCAATGATTCCACAAACCCCAGGAAGAGAAGTCAGCGGATCCTG GCAGCTGAAACAGACAGACTTTACTATGTGGGAAACAATTTTGGGACTGGAGCCCTGAAATGCAACACTCTCTGCAG GCACTTTGTGGGAATTTTGAACAAGACCTCTGGCCAAATGGAAGTATATGATGCTGAATTGTTCAATATGCAGCCACTGTTTTCCG aTGAATCAGTTCAGAGTGAATCGACACTAGAGAGTCACACCAAATCTTTTAGAGAAAAG ATGGATTCTTGCATTGAAGCCTTTGGTACCACCAAACAGAAGCGGGCTCTGAACTCCAGGAGAATGAACAAAGTTGGCAGTGAATCTTTGAATAGTGCAGTGGCTAAAGCTGCAGAGAGTATAATTGATACAAAGGGTGTGACTG CCCTGGTCAGTGACGCCATCCACGATGACTTGCAGGATGACTCCCTctacctccctccctgccacgcTGATGCAGCCAAGCCTGAAGACGTGTATAAATTTGAAGACC TTCTTTCCCCTGCGGAGTATGACGCTCTTCAGAGCCCTTCTGAAGCTTTCAGGAATGTCACCTCAGAAGAAATACTGAAGATGATTGAAGAGAACAG TCactgctcctttgtcatagaagCGTTGAAGTCTTTGAAGTCTTTGCCATCAAGTGAGGAGAGCCGAGACCGCCAGGCCCGGTGCATATGGTTTCTGGACACTCTCATCAGATTTCGAGCACAGAAAGTGATTAAGCGGAAAC GTGCCCTGGGACCTGGAGTTCCCCACATCATTAACACCAAGCTGCTGAAGCACTTTACCTGCTTGATCTACAACAATGGCAG TTTGCGGAACTTAATTTCAGACTCTATGAAGGCAAAGATCACCGCCTATGTGATCATACTGGCTTTGCACATAAACGACTTCCAGATTGACCTGACGGTGTTACAGAGGGACTTGAAGCTCAGTGAGAAAAG GATGATGGAGATAGCGAAAGCCATGAGGCTGAAGATCTCTAAAAGAAGGGTTTCTCTGGcagtgggcagggaggaggatCACAAACTGGGCACCCTGTCCAtcccactgcccccagcccaggccttgGACCGTCAGTCAAAGCGGAGGAAAATCACCTAG
- the POLR1E gene encoding DNA-directed RNA polymerase I subunit RPA49 isoform X2 translates to MAAEVLPSARWLYCGEPDESQRALLVQFSNGKLQNPGNMRFTLYKSNDSTNPRKRSQRILAAETDRLYYVGNNFGTGALKCNTLCRHFVGILNKTSGQMEVYDAELFNMQPLFSDESVQSESTLESHTKSFREKMDSCIEAFGTTKQKRALNSRRMNKVGSESLNSAVAKAAESIIDTKGVTALVSDAIHDDLQDDSLYLPPCHADAAKPEDVYKFEDLLSPAEYDALQSPSEAFRNVTSEEILKMIEENSHCSFVIEALKSLKSLPSSEESRDRQARCIWFLDTLIRFRAQKVIKRKRALGPGVPHIINTKLLKHFTCLIYNNGSTQASQCCGLSRCGAQTPDVQAQRPWLTGLAAPRHVGSSWTGARTRVPHISRRTLNHCATREAREDILNA, encoded by the exons ATGGCGGCGGAGGTGTTGCCGAGTGCGAGGTGGCTGTACTGTGGAGAGCCCGACGAGAGCCAGAGAGCTCTACTGG TCCAGTTCTCCAATGGGAAGCTACAGAATCCAGGCAACATGCGCTTTACCTTGTACAAGAGCAATGATTCCACAAACCCCAGGAAGAGAAGTCAGCGGATCCTG GCAGCTGAAACAGACAGACTTTACTATGTGGGAAACAATTTTGGGACTGGAGCCCTGAAATGCAACACTCTCTGCAG GCACTTTGTGGGAATTTTGAACAAGACCTCTGGCCAAATGGAAGTATATGATGCTGAATTGTTCAATATGCAGCCACTGTTTTCCG aTGAATCAGTTCAGAGTGAATCGACACTAGAGAGTCACACCAAATCTTTTAGAGAAAAG ATGGATTCTTGCATTGAAGCCTTTGGTACCACCAAACAGAAGCGGGCTCTGAACTCCAGGAGAATGAACAAAGTTGGCAGTGAATCTTTGAATAGTGCAGTGGCTAAAGCTGCAGAGAGTATAATTGATACAAAGGGTGTGACTG CCCTGGTCAGTGACGCCATCCACGATGACTTGCAGGATGACTCCCTctacctccctccctgccacgcTGATGCAGCCAAGCCTGAAGACGTGTATAAATTTGAAGACC TTCTTTCCCCTGCGGAGTATGACGCTCTTCAGAGCCCTTCTGAAGCTTTCAGGAATGTCACCTCAGAAGAAATACTGAAGATGATTGAAGAGAACAG TCactgctcctttgtcatagaagCGTTGAAGTCTTTGAAGTCTTTGCCATCAAGTGAGGAGAGCCGAGACCGCCAGGCCCGGTGCATATGGTTTCTGGACACTCTCATCAGATTTCGAGCACAGAAAGTGATTAAGCGGAAAC GTGCCCTGGGACCTGGAGTTCCCCACATCATTAACACCAAGCTGCTGAAGCACTTTACCTGCTTGATCTACAACAATGGCAG tacgcaggcctctcagtgttgtggcctctcccgttgcggagcacagactccggacgtgcaggctcagcggccatggctcacgggcctagccgctccgcggcacgtgggatcctcctggaccggggcacgaacccgtgtcccccacatcagcaggcggactctgaaccactgcgccaccagggaagcccgagaagacATTTTGAATGCATAA